One region of Armigeres subalbatus isolate Guangzhou_Male chromosome 3, GZ_Asu_2, whole genome shotgun sequence genomic DNA includes:
- the LOC134226168 gene encoding uncharacterized protein LOC134226168 yields the protein MDIVGRTFATVAELYTRLKREATKVGLVVNASKTKYMLVGGTERDKARLGSSVTIDGDTFEMVEEFVYLGSLLTADNNDSREIRRRIICGSRAYYGLQKKLRSKKIRHRTKCVMYKTLIRPVVLYGHETWTMLEEDLQALGVFERRVLRTIFGGVQEDGVWRRRMNHELTQLYCEPSIQKVAKAGRVRWAGHVARMPDSNPAKMVFASDSAGTRQRGAQRARWADQVQNDLASVGRIRGWRDAASNRVLWRQIVDSVLSV from the coding sequence atggacattgttggccgaacatttgcaacggtggcagaactgtacacccgcctgaaacgtgaggcaacaaaagttggactggtggtgaatgcgtcgaagacaaagtacatgcttgtgggcggaaccgagcgcgacaaggcccgcctgggaagcagtgttacgatagacggggataccttcgagatggtcgaggaattcgtctacctcggatccttgctaacggctgacaacaacgatagtcgtgaaatacgaaggcgcatcatctgtggaagtcgggcctactacgggctccagaagaaactgcggtcgaaaaagattcgccaccgcaccaaatgtgtcatgtacaagacgcttataagaccggttgtcctctacggacatgaaacatggacaatgctcgaggaggacttgcaagcactaggagtattcgagagacgggtgcttaggaccatctttggcggtgtgcaagaagacggtgtgtggcggcgaagaatgaaccatgagctcacGCAACTCTActgcgaacccagtatccagaaggtagctaaagccggaagggtacgatgggcaggacatgttgcaagaatgccggacagcaaccctgcaaagatggtgttcgcttccgattcggcaggtacgagacagcgtggagcgcagcgagcgagatgggcagaccaggtgcagaacgacttggcgagcgtggggcgtatccgaggatggagagatgcggcctcgaaccgtgtattgtggcgtcaaattgttgattcagtgttatctgtttag